The following coding sequences are from one Methanohalophilus halophilus window:
- a CDS encoding ATP-dependent nuclease, whose product MDDTQNLVSTIQTMKDRGIFKSFIDYIRFPFYRNLEKNTKIDFDFPLTVFVGQNGCGKSSTLQALYGCPKGKSVGNFWFSTKVDPIGEDEERAALIYSYNDSSGTQCEVLKSRMKKGSNPDYWEPSRPLKKYDMVTPPDGGMDRYPAIEKEVLYLDFRSILSAFDKYFYYQKPLNLKSKTKQDYLRNRSSLLKSVIDDNIIKKVGSRKQNRIPTDFSTEELEIMSSILGKKYHKGKLIYHKFFKDWGNSIIFDTSELAYSEAFAGSGESAVAILVHEMLKVENDSLILLDEPEMSLHPGAQKKLKNFILEQIKKKHLQVVISTHSATLIEGLPSPAIKVFTQLPNGKFNVRNKSLPDEAFYYIGQSISSTKKIIVEDQLAMDIIKAVIDEIGEDCASIFDIEFYPGGHSIIKSDFIRVYSQDESNVFIIFDGDQYPTTYPLDTSEIPVG is encoded by the coding sequence ATGGATGACACACAAAACCTAGTTTCTACTATTCAAACTATGAAAGATAGAGGAATTTTTAAATCATTTATAGATTATATTAGATTCCCTTTCTATCGCAATTTAGAAAAAAACACAAAGATAGATTTTGATTTCCCTCTAACAGTTTTTGTAGGCCAAAATGGATGTGGAAAAAGTTCAACGCTTCAGGCATTATATGGATGTCCAAAGGGTAAAAGTGTAGGGAATTTTTGGTTCTCGACTAAAGTAGATCCGATTGGAGAAGATGAAGAAAGAGCTGCTTTAATCTACTCTTATAATGATTCATCAGGAACGCAATGTGAAGTCCTCAAGTCCAGAATGAAAAAAGGTTCTAATCCTGATTATTGGGAACCAAGCCGTCCTCTAAAAAAATATGATATGGTAACCCCTCCAGATGGAGGTATGGACAGATATCCAGCTATAGAAAAAGAAGTCTTATATCTTGATTTCCGTTCAATATTAAGTGCTTTTGACAAATATTTTTATTATCAAAAGCCCCTCAATTTGAAATCCAAAACTAAACAAGATTATTTACGTAATCGTTCCTCTTTGCTCAAATCCGTAATTGATGATAATATTATCAAAAAAGTTGGATCCAGGAAACAAAATCGTATCCCTACTGACTTTTCAACAGAAGAATTAGAAATAATGTCATCAATATTGGGGAAAAAATATCACAAGGGAAAACTCATTTATCACAAATTTTTTAAAGATTGGGGCAATTCAATTATATTTGATACATCAGAGTTGGCATATTCTGAAGCTTTTGCAGGAAGTGGAGAATCTGCTGTTGCAATATTAGTCCATGAAATGTTAAAAGTTGAAAATGATTCCCTTATTTTACTGGATGAGCCGGAAATGTCTTTGCATCCTGGAGCACAAAAGAAACTGAAAAATTTTATATTAGAGCAAATTAAAAAGAAACATTTACAGGTTGTAATATCAACTCACTCAGCAACTCTAATTGAAGGTCTCCCTTCTCCAGCAATTAAAGTTTTTACTCAACTACCAAATGGTAAATTTAATGTCAGAAACAAAAGTCTTCCAGATGAAGCCTTTTATTATATAGGTCAATCAATAAGTTCAACGAAAAAAATCATTGTTGAAGATCAATTAGCTATGGATATTATAAAAGCTGTAATTGATGAAATTGGAGAAGACTGTGCTTCTATATTTGATATTGAATTTTACCCTGGTGGCCATTCAATAATAAAATCTGATTTTATAAGAGTTTATAGCCAAGATGAAAGTAATGTTTTTATTATTTTTGACGGGGATCAGTATCCAACTACGTATCCTTTAGATACAAGCGAAATTCCTGTAGGGTAG
- a CDS encoding very short patch repair endonuclease, whose protein sequence is MNAANMVVVTMVDVHTKEQRSYNMSMVKSKDTKPELLLRKYIYSKGLRGYRVNLKFPGKPDIVFTKFRVAIFVDGCFWHKCPLCFSMPKSNIEFWEEKINKNVERDRKVNKELLDMGYQVIRFWEHEILKNLDECYLVILKALQKRGLNIQNRTAGGK, encoded by the coding sequence ATGAACGCTGCAAATATGGTCGTGGTAACAATGGTTGACGTTCACACAAAAGAACAAAGAAGTTACAATATGTCCATGGTGAAGTCGAAGGACACAAAACCCGAGTTGTTACTCAGAAAATATATTTATTCTAAGGGTTTGAGAGGGTACAGAGTAAATCTCAAATTTCCCGGTAAACCCGACATAGTATTTACAAAATTTAGAGTGGCGATTTTTGTTGACGGTTGTTTTTGGCATAAATGCCCACTTTGCTTTTCTATGCCTAAATCCAATATCGAATTCTGGGAAGAGAAAATCAATAAAAATGTTGAAAGAGACAGAAAAGTAAACAAAGAACTTTTAGATATGGGGTATCAAGTAATAAGGTTCTGGGAACATGAAATCTTGAAGAATTTGGATGAATGTTATCTTGTAATTCTTAAAGCTCTGCAAAAAAGAGGCCTTAATATACAAAACAGAACTGCAGGAGGCAAATGA
- a CDS encoding DNA cytosine methyltransferase, giving the protein MKKDIVAVDLFCGAGGLTRGLLDAGIQVKKGYDIEERLKETYEKNNEGSEYHCTDIRKVSGNSLLQDIDLGNNYLLLAGCAPCQPFSSINKSTNDKDGRKILLLEFGRLIEEVRPDLIFVENVPGLKNGKGKYVLQQFEQILKNMGYHYIYETLNAKEFGVPQKRKRFILLASKHGNVDLPSPTHGPKSPGNRPYVTVRKAISKYPPVTAGGIYSKIPNHNAPNISEKNRMRLKQVTKDGGSRTDWSEDLELYCHKNHRGHTDVYGRMKWDDVAPTLTCKCTSISNGRFGHPTQTRAISVREAAAIQTFDDDYIFYGPMSVITKWVGNAVPVKFAKIFGSHFISHIGEIE; this is encoded by the coding sequence ATGAAAAAAGATATTGTAGCGGTAGATCTGTTTTGCGGTGCAGGCGGTTTAACAAGAGGTCTTTTAGATGCAGGTATTCAGGTTAAAAAAGGATATGATATTGAGGAGAGATTAAAGGAAACATATGAGAAAAATAATGAAGGATCCGAATATCACTGTACTGATATCCGTAAGGTAAGCGGAAATTCTTTACTGCAGGATATTGATCTGGGTAATAATTATTTACTTCTTGCCGGATGTGCTCCTTGCCAGCCCTTTTCATCCATAAATAAAAGTACTAATGATAAAGACGGAAGGAAGATCCTTTTACTGGAGTTTGGAAGGTTGATTGAAGAAGTACGACCCGATCTTATATTTGTGGAAAACGTACCAGGATTAAAGAATGGTAAAGGAAAATACGTATTGCAGCAATTCGAGCAGATTTTGAAAAATATGGGTTACCATTACATTTATGAAACATTAAATGCAAAAGAATTTGGTGTGCCACAGAAAAGAAAAAGATTTATTCTGTTGGCATCTAAGCACGGAAATGTAGATCTACCTTCCCCTACTCACGGACCAAAAAGTCCTGGTAACCGTCCCTATGTTACGGTGAGGAAAGCAATTTCAAAATATCCTCCTGTTACAGCGGGTGGGATATACAGCAAAATTCCGAATCATAACGCACCTAACATATCTGAGAAAAACAGGATGAGGCTTAAGCAAGTAACAAAAGACGGAGGTTCCAGGACTGACTGGTCTGAAGACCTGGAGTTGTACTGTCATAAAAATCATCGTGGTCATACTGATGTTTATGGCAGAATGAAGTGGGATGATGTTGCACCAACGTTAACATGTAAATGTACAAGTATTTCAAACGGACGTTTCGGTCACCCCACTCAAACCCGAGCAATATCTGTCAGGGAAGCTGCAGCTATTCAGACATTTGACGATGATTACATATTTTACGGCCCTATGAGTGTTATTACAAAATGGGTTGGAAACGCTGTGCCGGTAAAGTTTGCAAAAATATTCGGGAGTCATTTTATTAGTCACATCGGGGAGATTGAATGA
- a CDS encoding ATP-dependent helicase produces MNFTDNQLKAINHKEGNLKIVACAGSGKTTVMAERIAKLVSEGADRDKIVAFTYTDKAADSLKFNIREKLEKWSPDEPHLGGMYIGTIHSFAFKRLRDIIPKYRSYEVLDEVKRIIWVHKYKGEIGLDSIRKDKLLIDSIKRFLNTVDIIRDNQIPAERLNAIPDFMEVYENYLNILEREKYLDFSGILHKLVSVLESNSTLLTDLKESIDYLVVDEYQDVNKIQEKLIYLMAGENGNLCVVGDDDQSIFEFQGADVNNILQFENKYCNVTTVKLEENFRCPEEVIEASRDLVKRNRNRITKRMVAGNIGDEINKSDSGDLYKVEFDNQKEESSFIIDKINDLRGCEYKDEDVLRGLDYGDMAIIVRSRLSAQHIVNALREQQIPFTFKGTGGLFERPEIKFIQAIFYYIADYSFSREEPPVDLNHLRNSFESLDINHLEWGQLSQQFEELKSYIKSITPSNPIAPQRRTFLQEFYYQLMGILEVDSDHYSEDLLYDFGRFSKLVAEFESIHGWINYGSFIQFVTFLAIYAQNKTDEGGIDDPRNTNSVNVLTIHQAKGLEFPLVFIPDVSTGRVPSRNRNRKPKTHFEEGIIDLDSFCSGDEGERRLFYVATTRTKKFLFMARAKDNGGKNLVSRSKYYTEFDHEIMEYNNKPDPTSRNKIEPQCKPNMELMPTSFTDIRHYIECPYRYRLQQMMGFSPVINLAYGYGLQVHNLLNYIHKTYGGEPPSLKEIESLVESDFFLRFTRGEPLENMKRKCKEIISNYIEEYNDQFELKLETEKPFEFPLEGALISGEIDLIQKIDPSSQEIKNVSIIDFKTEKEDYENFPLLRMQLRLYAIAGSKSLGLNPLDAGVHFLTNNVRRNVSVNPDKLDETRGQVADAITNIKRGNFIATPNHDKCKNCDVRYVCSNGKCCNGC; encoded by the coding sequence ATGAATTTTACTGATAATCAACTTAAAGCAATAAATCATAAAGAAGGAAACCTCAAAATTGTTGCCTGTGCAGGCTCCGGAAAAACAACTGTGATGGCAGAAAGGATTGCAAAGCTAGTAAGTGAAGGAGCTGACAGAGACAAAATAGTTGCATTCACATATACTGATAAAGCCGCAGACTCCTTAAAATTCAATATAAGGGAGAAACTTGAAAAATGGTCCCCCGATGAACCCCATCTTGGGGGCATGTATATAGGAACAATACACTCATTTGCTTTTAAAAGACTGAGGGACATTATTCCAAAATACAGGAGTTATGAGGTTCTTGATGAAGTTAAACGAATAATCTGGGTGCACAAATATAAAGGTGAAATAGGACTCGATTCCATAAGAAAAGATAAATTGCTAATTGACTCTATCAAACGCTTTTTGAATACAGTGGATATAATAAGAGATAATCAGATACCTGCAGAACGTTTGAATGCAATTCCCGATTTTATGGAGGTATATGAAAACTATCTTAATATTTTAGAACGTGAGAAATATCTTGATTTTTCAGGAATCCTCCATAAACTTGTTAGTGTTTTAGAATCGAATTCAACCTTACTGACTGATCTAAAAGAAAGCATAGATTATTTGGTTGTGGATGAATATCAGGATGTAAATAAAATACAGGAAAAATTAATCTATTTGATGGCAGGGGAAAACGGTAATCTCTGTGTTGTCGGTGACGATGATCAGTCAATTTTTGAGTTCCAAGGTGCTGATGTAAACAATATACTTCAGTTTGAGAACAAATATTGTAACGTGACCACAGTCAAACTTGAAGAAAATTTCAGATGCCCTGAAGAAGTGATTGAAGCTTCCAGAGACCTTGTGAAAAGGAATAGAAACAGAATAACAAAGAGAATGGTAGCTGGAAATATTGGAGACGAAATTAATAAGTCAGATTCAGGTGACCTGTATAAAGTTGAATTTGATAACCAGAAAGAAGAGTCAAGTTTTATTATTGATAAAATAAACGATTTAAGAGGATGCGAATACAAAGATGAAGATGTATTGAGAGGTCTCGATTATGGGGATATGGCAATTATCGTTAGATCAAGGCTCTCTGCACAACATATTGTCAATGCTTTGAGAGAGCAACAAATACCTTTCACATTTAAAGGTACCGGTGGTCTTTTTGAAAGGCCCGAAATCAAATTCATACAAGCAATATTTTATTATATTGCAGATTATTCTTTTTCCAGAGAGGAACCACCGGTTGATTTAAATCATCTTAGAAATAGTTTTGAATCTTTAGACATCAATCATTTAGAATGGGGTCAATTATCTCAACAATTTGAAGAGTTGAAATCCTATATCAAATCCATCACTCCTTCAAATCCAATAGCACCTCAAAGAAGGACTTTTTTACAAGAATTTTATTACCAATTAATGGGAATATTGGAAGTTGATAGTGACCACTATTCAGAAGACTTACTGTATGACTTTGGAAGGTTCAGTAAGTTGGTTGCAGAATTCGAATCTATACATGGATGGATAAACTATGGCTCATTCATACAATTCGTTACCTTTTTGGCAATTTATGCTCAAAACAAAACAGATGAAGGAGGAATTGATGACCCCAGGAATACTAATTCAGTCAACGTTTTGACCATTCATCAGGCAAAAGGACTTGAATTTCCACTTGTATTTATACCGGATGTGTCTACCGGAAGGGTTCCTTCAAGAAATAGGAATAGAAAACCTAAGACACATTTTGAAGAGGGAATTATTGATCTTGATTCCTTTTGTTCTGGAGATGAGGGAGAAAGGCGCTTATTTTATGTTGCTACGACAAGAACAAAGAAATTTTTGTTTATGGCCCGGGCAAAAGACAACGGAGGAAAAAACCTAGTTTCCAGGTCAAAATATTATACTGAATTTGATCATGAAATTATGGAATATAATAATAAGCCTGATCCTACGTCCAGAAATAAAATTGAACCCCAATGTAAACCGAATATGGAACTAATGCCAACCTCATTTACTGATATAAGGCATTATATTGAATGCCCTTATCGTTATCGTTTACAGCAGATGATGGGTTTCTCTCCTGTAATTAATCTTGCATATGGATATGGTTTGCAGGTACATAATTTACTTAACTATATTCATAAAACATATGGAGGAGAGCCACCCTCATTAAAAGAAATCGAATCTTTAGTAGAGTCTGACTTTTTCCTCAGATTTACCAGAGGTGAACCTTTAGAGAATATGAAACGAAAATGCAAAGAAATTATTAGTAATTATATTGAGGAATATAATGATCAATTTGAATTAAAACTGGAAACAGAAAAACCTTTTGAATTTCCTCTAGAAGGTGCTTTAATTTCAGGTGAAATTGATTTAATTCAAAAAATAGATCCATCAAGTCAGGAAATAAAGAATGTATCTATAATTGATTTTAAAACTGAAAAAGAAGATTATGAAAATTTTCCTCTCCTTAGAATGCAACTGAGATTATATGCAATAGCCGGAAGTAAATCCTTAGGTTTGAATCCACTTGATGCAGGTGTACATTTCCTAACTAACAATGTAAGGAGAAATGTGAGTGTGAATCCTGATAAATTGGATGAAACAAGAGGACAGGTTGCTGATGCCATAACAAATATAAAAAGAGGGAACTTTATCGCAACTCCTAATCATGATAAATGCAAAAACTGTGATGTGAGGTACGTTTGCAGCAATGGTAAATGCTGCAATGGTTGTTAA